The proteins below are encoded in one region of Sulfolobus sp. A20:
- a CDS encoding replication factor C large subunit: MIQWFLKYRPKSLDEVENQDEAKKELKSWIDSWLKGKPDAKAVLLYGPPGVGKTTIAEALAHDYKLEMLEMNASDSRRLQDIKNIAEKAAIYGSIFGTKGKLILLDEIDGINLREDMGAIQGILELIENTKYPIVMTANDPWNQSLRELRNKVKMISLNKLGKYPLRRILKKICQSEKINCDDEALDYIIDTSEGDARYAINMLQGIAEGYGKITLDLVKSLARRKERELDPFETLRDIFWARYAWQAKSAATSSQVDYDMLLRWVSENIPIQYENIEDIWRAYDSLSKASIFLKRAKAGDWDLLSYAYDMMSSGVALAEIEKKKPNWKPKWKKYQFPSYIQQLFKSKEIRDLRDEIIKKISVHSSYDKTINDTFPYFLLFYKKYEKQLKFSPKEKEYIESLNKS; the protein is encoded by the coding sequence ATGATTCAGTGGTTTCTGAAATATAGGCCAAAATCTTTAGATGAGGTGGAAAATCAAGACGAAGCTAAAAAGGAGTTAAAGTCATGGATAGATTCATGGTTGAAGGGCAAACCAGATGCCAAAGCTGTGTTGCTTTACGGGCCACCTGGAGTAGGTAAAACGACTATTGCTGAAGCTCTAGCACATGATTATAAGCTAGAAATGTTAGAGATGAACGCTAGTGACTCCAGAAGACTACAGGATATAAAAAATATAGCAGAAAAAGCTGCTATCTACGGAAGTATTTTTGGGACTAAAGGAAAATTAATTCTATTGGACGAGATAGATGGTATAAATTTAAGAGAGGATATGGGGGCCATTCAAGGTATTTTAGAATTAATTGAGAACACTAAATATCCAATAGTAATGACTGCCAACGATCCTTGGAATCAATCGCTTAGAGAGCTTAGAAATAAAGTAAAGATGATTAGCTTAAATAAGCTAGGGAAATATCCATTGAGAAGAATACTTAAGAAGATATGTCAATCAGAGAAGATTAATTGTGATGATGAAGCTTTAGACTACATTATTGATACTAGCGAGGGTGATGCAAGATATGCGATTAACATGCTACAAGGTATAGCAGAAGGATATGGGAAGATAACGTTAGATTTAGTTAAATCTTTAGCGAGAAGGAAAGAGAGAGAACTTGACCCGTTTGAGACGTTAAGGGATATATTTTGGGCACGCTATGCTTGGCAAGCTAAGAGTGCTGCTACTAGTTCTCAAGTGGATTACGATATGTTGTTAAGATGGGTATCTGAAAATATTCCGATACAATACGAAAATATTGAGGATATATGGAGGGCTTATGATTCCTTATCTAAAGCTTCGATTTTCTTAAAGAGAGCTAAGGCTGGAGATTGGGATTTGTTATCTTATGCATATGATATGATGAGTTCTGGAGTTGCATTAGCCGAGATCGAAAAAAAGAAACCAAATTGGAAGCCTAAATGGAAAAAATATCAGTTCCCCTCTTATATACAACAACTGTTTAAGAGTAAAGAAATTAGAGATTTAAGAGATGAGATCATAAAAAAGATTAGCGTACATTCTTCTTATGATAAAACGATAAACGATACATTTCCATATTTCCTTTTATTTTACAAAAAGTATGAAAAACAACTTAAATTTAGTCCAAAAGAGAAGGAGTACATAGAGTCTTTAAATAAATCTTAA
- the moaC gene encoding cyclic pyranopterin monophosphate synthase MoaC, whose translation MSEQKVSMIDISSKEVVLREAEAEGFIKLRHETIEKIRKNQIEKGDVITVSKTAGILAAKRTHELIPLCHPIPLEKIDVEIDIENEGVRVKSKVLAHYKTGVEMEALVATSVALLTIWDMVKKYEKDDIGKYPFTEIKEIKVTNKEKKPY comes from the coding sequence ATGAGTGAACAAAAAGTTAGTATGATAGATATTTCAAGCAAAGAAGTAGTATTAAGGGAAGCTGAAGCTGAAGGATTTATAAAGCTAAGACATGAGACAATAGAAAAAATAAGGAAAAATCAAATAGAGAAAGGCGATGTAATTACAGTATCAAAAACCGCTGGGATATTAGCTGCAAAAAGAACCCATGAGTTAATACCACTATGTCACCCTATACCACTAGAGAAAATAGATGTTGAAATCGATATAGAGAATGAGGGGGTAAGAGTTAAATCAAAAGTTTTAGCACATTACAAGACTGGCGTAGAAATGGAGGCATTAGTAGCAACCTCAGTAGCCCTACTTACTATATGGGATATGGTAAAGAAATATGAAAAAGACGATATAGGAAAATATCCATTTACTGAAATAAAGGAAATTAAAGTAACAAATAAGGAAAAGAAACCATATTAA
- a CDS encoding ORC1-type DNA replication protein, giving the protein MVSTKDILSDTLRTPTVIIKHKDKLSPDYVPNSLPHREDKIRELGFIFKNLLIEDIKDSERVVIVGRTGTGKTATVKSFGKNFEEIAEKEFGVRVKYVHINCYRHRTLYLISQEIANALKLPIPLRGLSSQEVFKVIHEYLDKRNIHVIVTLDEFSYFLNTVSNDEIYFLVRLYDEISAIVKRISYVFIVNDTHTLSSLDKSIRDHILRRVIEFPPYKASELYDILKARIEEAFNENTVDEEALQYISNTYGFDKGGNGNARIAIETLGLAAEIAEKEGSPIVLLDHAKKANSTINPEVQQILDSLSYLELHQLILLKALIRILNKNRVDEINIGNLENEYIELCKELSEEPRKHTQVYEYLRKLKVIGIINTRQSGKGMRGRTTLVSLSLPLDKRLDDFITQQIMVKLQSKI; this is encoded by the coding sequence TTGGTATCAACTAAAGACATCTTATCCGATACATTGCGTACGCCAACAGTCATAATAAAACATAAAGATAAACTATCACCAGATTACGTTCCTAATAGCCTACCTCATAGAGAAGATAAGATAAGAGAATTAGGATTCATATTCAAAAACTTACTGATAGAGGACATTAAAGATTCAGAAAGAGTTGTAATAGTAGGCAGAACTGGAACTGGAAAGACTGCCACAGTTAAATCATTTGGAAAGAATTTTGAAGAAATAGCTGAGAAAGAGTTTGGAGTAAGAGTAAAGTACGTTCACATAAACTGCTATAGGCATAGAACATTGTATCTGATAAGCCAAGAAATAGCAAATGCACTAAAACTTCCTATACCATTAAGGGGACTTTCCTCTCAAGAAGTATTTAAGGTAATTCATGAATACTTAGATAAAAGAAATATTCACGTGATTGTGACGTTAGATGAGTTTAGCTATTTCTTAAACACTGTATCAAACGATGAGATATATTTCTTAGTCAGACTATATGATGAGATCTCTGCTATAGTAAAGAGAATAAGTTATGTATTCATCGTTAATGATACACATACACTCTCTAGCTTAGATAAAAGTATAAGAGACCATATACTTAGAAGAGTAATTGAATTTCCACCTTATAAAGCATCTGAACTATACGATATTTTAAAGGCAAGAATAGAAGAAGCATTTAATGAAAATACAGTTGACGAGGAAGCCTTACAATACATATCAAACACTTATGGATTTGATAAAGGTGGAAATGGAAATGCTAGAATAGCGATAGAGACTTTAGGGCTAGCGGCAGAAATAGCTGAGAAGGAAGGATCTCCAATTGTCCTTCTTGATCACGCAAAGAAGGCAAATTCAACAATAAACCCCGAGGTACAGCAAATTTTAGATAGTTTAAGTTATCTGGAACTTCACCAGCTAATACTTCTGAAAGCACTAATTAGAATATTAAATAAAAATAGGGTTGATGAAATAAATATAGGTAATCTTGAAAATGAATACATAGAGTTATGTAAAGAACTAAGTGAGGAGCCTAGAAAACATACCCAAGTTTATGAGTATTTAAGAAAGCTAAAAGTGATAGGAATAATAAATACTAGACAGAGTGGAAAGGGAATGAGAGGACGAACTACGCTAGTCTCGTTATCATTACCTTTAGATAAAAGGTTAGATGATTTCATAACACAACAAATAATGGTGAAATTACAATCGAAAATTTAA
- a CDS encoding THUMP domain-containing protein, with amino-acid sequence MEEIKCLITTKTGKAIKCIPEILNRLLIKDPNAKVIEYTKNVLLISSLLDPLTIYGLLISHPPSCAEKIFPFQLITKPLEKDLVEKTINYIRQNFNDLKKFYVRCINRNSNINCKTIEIAIGIGLKNFWQVDFKNPEIIIYVNALKDFCGISFLRKGQEKFRLTLSNKI; translated from the coding sequence ATGGAGGAGATAAAATGCTTAATAACTACAAAGACTGGAAAAGCTATTAAGTGTATACCAGAGATTTTAAATAGGTTACTAATTAAAGACCCTAACGCTAAAGTTATAGAATATACTAAAAACGTTTTACTGATTAGTTCACTATTAGACCCATTAACTATTTATGGGCTGTTAATTTCTCATCCACCCTCATGTGCAGAAAAAATCTTCCCTTTTCAATTAATTACAAAACCATTGGAGAAAGATTTAGTAGAAAAAACTATAAATTATATAAGACAGAACTTTAATGATTTAAAGAAGTTTTATGTTAGATGTATTAACAGAAACTCTAATATAAACTGTAAAACAATAGAAATTGCAATTGGCATTGGACTAAAGAATTTTTGGCAAGTAGATTTTAAAAATCCTGAAATAATAATTTATGTTAATGCGTTAAAAGATTTTTGTGGAATATCCTTTTTGAGGAAGGGGCAAGAAAAGTTTCGGCTAACTCTCTCAAACAAAATATAA
- the mcm gene encoding minichromosome maintenance protein MCM, which produces MEIPRQEADYRDLFIEFLTTYKDEKGKIKYKDKINEMIAYRRKSIVINFSDILSFNEKIAEEIINNTKTVIPILENALYDYISQLDPTYQRDIDKVHVRIINIPRVFELRKIRSSEINKLISVEGILVKVTPVKERVYKAIFKHIHPDCMAEFEWPEEGEMPEIVEMPSICPRCGKLGQFRLVPDKTRFVDWQKAVLQERPEDLPSGQLPRQLEIILEDDLVDSARPGDRVKVSGILEIKQDSLVKRGSKSIFDVFMKVNSIEVSQKVLDEVIISEEDEEKIKELSKDPWIRDRIIASIAPSIYGHWEIKEALALALFGGVPKNNPDTRIRGDIHVLVIGDPGTAKSQMLQFVAKVAPRAVYTTGKGSTAAGLTAAVVREKGTGEYYLEAGALVLADGGVAVIDEIDKMREEDRVAIHEAMEQQTVSIAKAGIIAKLNARASVIAAGNPKLGRYISGRPVSDNINLPPTILSRFDLIFILKDQPSEQDKELANYIVDVHSGKVSRNIIEMDLLKKYIAYARKYVSPKITEEAKKLIVDFFVEMRKKSMDSPDSPILITPRQLESLIRLSEAYAKMALKPIVTKEDAERAINIMRLFLESVGVDIESGKIDIDTIMTGKPKSAREKMMKILEIIDSLAGSNDCAKVKDVEKEAQQIGIDKSTVEKLIIDMRKSGIIYESKPECYKKV; this is translated from the coding sequence TTGGAAATACCTAGGCAAGAAGCTGACTATAGAGACCTTTTTATTGAATTTCTGACAACGTATAAGGATGAGAAGGGAAAAATAAAATATAAAGATAAAATAAATGAAATGATAGCATATAGAAGGAAAAGTATAGTAATAAATTTCTCTGACATACTGTCGTTTAATGAGAAAATAGCTGAAGAAATTATAAATAATACTAAAACCGTAATTCCTATTCTTGAAAACGCCCTGTATGACTATATTTCTCAATTAGATCCTACCTATCAGAGAGATATTGATAAAGTTCACGTAAGGATAATTAATATTCCTAGGGTTTTTGAGCTTAGAAAAATAAGAAGCTCGGAGATAAATAAGTTAATTAGTGTAGAAGGAATTTTAGTAAAGGTAACACCGGTAAAGGAGAGAGTATATAAGGCAATTTTTAAGCATATTCACCCTGACTGTATGGCAGAGTTTGAGTGGCCAGAAGAGGGAGAAATGCCAGAGATCGTTGAAATGCCAAGTATATGTCCTAGATGCGGTAAGTTGGGTCAATTCAGATTAGTCCCGGACAAAACTAGGTTTGTAGATTGGCAAAAGGCTGTTTTACAAGAAAGACCTGAGGATTTACCCTCTGGTCAGTTACCAAGGCAATTAGAAATTATTTTAGAAGATGATTTAGTCGACTCAGCTAGACCCGGTGATAGGGTTAAGGTTAGTGGAATACTGGAGATAAAGCAAGATTCGTTAGTTAAAAGAGGTAGTAAGTCAATATTTGATGTATTTATGAAGGTAAACAGTATAGAAGTTTCTCAAAAAGTTCTTGATGAAGTAATCATATCTGAGGAAGATGAAGAAAAAATAAAAGAATTGTCAAAAGATCCGTGGATAAGGGATAGGATAATTGCGTCAATTGCACCATCAATTTATGGACACTGGGAGATAAAGGAAGCTTTAGCTTTAGCGTTATTTGGTGGAGTTCCTAAGAATAATCCCGATACTCGTATCAGAGGAGATATACATGTTTTAGTGATAGGAGACCCCGGTACTGCTAAGTCACAAATGCTACAATTTGTTGCTAAAGTAGCCCCTAGAGCGGTCTATACAACGGGTAAAGGATCTACCGCAGCTGGTTTAACTGCAGCAGTAGTAAGAGAGAAAGGTACTGGAGAGTATTATCTTGAGGCTGGAGCTCTAGTGCTAGCAGATGGCGGAGTTGCGGTAATAGACGAGATAGACAAAATGAGGGAGGAAGATAGAGTTGCAATTCATGAAGCGATGGAACAACAAACGGTCTCTATAGCTAAAGCTGGAATAATTGCTAAGTTAAACGCGAGAGCTTCTGTGATAGCGGCTGGAAATCCTAAGTTAGGTAGATATATTTCTGGAAGACCAGTATCAGATAATATTAATCTCCCCCCGACGATCTTATCCAGATTTGATCTAATATTTATATTAAAAGATCAGCCCAGTGAACAAGATAAGGAATTAGCAAATTACATAGTGGATGTTCATTCAGGCAAAGTTTCTAGAAATATTATAGAAATGGACTTATTAAAGAAATATATTGCATACGCTAGAAAATATGTTAGTCCAAAGATTACTGAGGAAGCTAAAAAATTGATTGTTGACTTTTTCGTGGAGATGAGGAAAAAAAGTATGGATAGCCCGGATAGTCCAATATTAATTACTCCTAGACAGTTAGAATCCTTAATAAGGCTCAGTGAGGCTTATGCTAAAATGGCACTTAAGCCTATTGTTACTAAAGAAGACGCCGAAAGGGCTATAAACATTATGAGGTTATTCCTAGAGAGTGTGGGAGTTGATATCGAGAGCGGTAAAATTGATATAGATACTATTATGACTGGGAAACCTAAGAGTGCCAGAGAAAAGATGATGAAGATTCTGGAGATAATAGATTCTTTAGCTGGTAGTAATGATTGTGCTAAAGTCAAAGACGTAGAGAAGGAGGCACAGCAAATTGGTATAGATAAATCTACAGTAGAAAAATTGATTATAGATATGAGAAAAAGTGGTATAATATATGAATCAAAGCCCGAGTGTTATAAAAAAGTTTAG
- a CDS encoding CDP-2,3-bis-(O-geranylgeranyl)-sn-glycerol synthase: MSLILQLLISIIYYLPALTANGSAPFIKKGTPVDLGKSFFDKRRILGDGKTFEGLIIGLTFGTTTGLIISKLLSFDWILISFVESFSALVGDMLGAFIKRRLGIPRGGKAVGLDQLDFILTSTLTLLLFHVNLYWYQFVFICLLTFLLHTSTNRIAYLLKIKSVPW; this comes from the coding sequence ATGTCTTTAATATTACAATTATTAATAAGCATAATATATTATTTGCCAGCCCTAACTGCAAATGGAAGTGCGCCATTTATTAAGAAAGGAACGCCGGTCGATCTAGGAAAGAGTTTCTTTGATAAGAGAAGAATATTAGGAGATGGGAAAACTTTCGAAGGATTAATTATTGGTTTAACTTTCGGCACTACTACGGGTTTAATTATTTCCAAATTATTGTCATTTGATTGGATTCTTATTTCTTTTGTTGAGTCCTTTTCTGCATTAGTAGGAGATATGTTAGGCGCGTTCATAAAGAGAAGATTAGGAATACCAAGAGGGGGGAAAGCAGTAGGATTAGATCAATTAGATTTTATTTTAACTTCAACACTAACCTTACTGCTATTTCATGTTAATTTATATTGGTATCAATTTGTTTTTATTTGCTTGCTAACCTTTCTATTACACACGAGTACTAACCGAATTGCTTATTTACTAAAAATTAAAAGTGTTCCTTGGTGA
- a CDS encoding AAA family ATPase — MDILSFIFERGKLVSIYGEAGVGKTALALEVALKLRPSVFISTEGTNYEARLEKIRVGEGVYFASVNNNYELQNAILRAIEYKPRLIIVDTINSLYRINHDPLELLRNLVVLRSISKSCSRVLLLWQSSSSNRVAGEKLMRKLSDDVLRLTKQYIIGYLRRCKFKITDKGVVGCL, encoded by the coding sequence TTGGATATCTTATCTTTCATATTTGAAAGGGGCAAGTTGGTTTCGATATATGGGGAGGCTGGTGTTGGGAAGACTGCTTTGGCTTTAGAAGTCGCGTTAAAACTTAGACCTTCAGTGTTTATATCCACTGAGGGAACCAATTATGAGGCAAGACTAGAGAAAATCAGAGTAGGTGAGGGAGTATATTTTGCCTCTGTAAATAACAACTATGAACTACAAAATGCAATACTTAGGGCTATTGAATATAAACCAAGACTGATAATAGTGGATACTATTAATTCTTTATATAGAATTAATCATGATCCTTTAGAATTATTGAGAAATCTTGTAGTGTTAAGATCAATTTCAAAATCTTGTTCCAGAGTTTTGCTTCTCTGGCAGTCTTCTTCTAGCAACAGAGTAGCAGGAGAAAAATTAATGAGAAAATTATCTGATGATGTATTAAGGTTAACTAAACAATATATTATAGGTTATTTAAGGAGATGCAAGTTTAAGATAACCGATAAAGGTGTAGTCGGATGTCTTTAA
- a CDS encoding Clp1/GlmU family protein: MKKEILIEGPCDIKVTEGEIRIVGIRFERNNLVKIPESKTYTLIFDENTKFEMNCKVLNTDLSLNWDEVAEQISQTGGSVLLLGDIDSGKTYFTNLISNLSVPFIKIIDADVGQSSLFLPTFVSSATPTVTSLDIEYYKYNDLEFFGDITPSTNPRLHVSKILRIYEKEPHQKITVIDTDGWIHGLKAMLHKFELIYSIDPDYIITFDTRIRDILPLNYRNRVKILNKVGLHKDKNRRKISRVLKYKRYFESDAKLVTLSSEDIIGISLSDILYNSWGEYLQLSVESPCLGYYIDSETLKGALVGIIDRGRVIGAAILREISGNYIKLLTKADKFSGVILGYISLNHKFEERRIRFRKCEK; encoded by the coding sequence ATGAAAAAGGAAATATTGATTGAAGGTCCTTGTGATATAAAGGTGACTGAAGGAGAAATCAGAATAGTTGGGATAAGATTTGAAAGAAATAATTTAGTTAAAATACCAGAATCTAAGACATATACACTAATTTTTGATGAGAACACGAAGTTCGAAATGAACTGTAAAGTATTAAATACTGATTTGTCTCTCAATTGGGATGAAGTAGCAGAACAAATAAGCCAGACAGGTGGTTCAGTTCTACTCTTAGGGGATATAGATTCTGGAAAAACATATTTTACTAATCTAATTTCCAATTTATCTGTCCCTTTTATCAAAATAATTGATGCCGATGTAGGACAGTCTTCACTATTTTTGCCAACGTTCGTATCATCAGCTACCCCAACAGTGACTTCTCTTGATATCGAATATTACAAGTACAATGATTTAGAATTTTTTGGGGACATAACTCCTTCTACTAATCCTCGTCTACACGTTTCCAAGATTTTAAGAATTTATGAAAAAGAACCGCACCAGAAGATTACTGTTATAGATACTGATGGATGGATCCATGGATTAAAAGCAATGCTACATAAATTTGAATTAATCTATTCAATTGATCCAGATTATATAATAACATTTGATACGAGAATTAGAGATATACTGCCTCTAAATTATAGGAATAGAGTAAAAATATTAAATAAGGTTGGTCTTCATAAAGATAAAAACAGGAGGAAAATAAGTAGAGTATTGAAGTATAAGAGATATTTTGAAAGCGATGCAAAATTAGTTACATTATCTTCAGAAGATATTATAGGCATATCGTTATCAGATATTTTGTACAATAGTTGGGGAGAGTATTTACAGTTATCAGTTGAAAGTCCTTGTTTAGGATACTATATAGATTCTGAAACATTAAAAGGAGCCTTAGTAGGTATTATAGATAGGGGAAGAGTTATAGGAGCTGCTATCCTAAGGGAGATAAGTGGTAATTATATTAAGTTACTTACTAAAGCAGACAAATTTAGCGGGGTAATATTAGGGTATATAAGCCTAAATCATAAATTTGAAGAAAGAAGAATTAGGTTTAGGAAATGCGAAAAATAA
- the tmk gene encoding dTMP kinase, which translates to MRKIIAIEGIDGSGKTTLSNMLKDYLTLKKGLRVIVTREPFSEEIINLIEKLGWKDPITLTLLFAADRAIHINWLSKQDADVFILDRYYFSSIAYQGALSGDEDWIKVVNSKFPKPDIGILLDLPVEIALSRIIKNDKFNFNEKISSLSKVREKYLELAKEYGLYVIDATREKEKILQDVIHIIENHLL; encoded by the coding sequence ATGCGAAAAATAATTGCGATAGAGGGTATAGACGGCTCTGGAAAGACTACGTTATCTAATATGCTAAAGGATTATCTTACACTTAAAAAGGGTTTAAGGGTTATAGTAACAAGAGAGCCGTTTTCTGAAGAAATAATAAACCTTATAGAAAAATTAGGTTGGAAAGACCCTATTACACTAACATTATTATTTGCTGCAGACAGAGCAATCCATATCAACTGGTTATCTAAGCAAGACGCTGATGTGTTTATTCTTGATAGATATTATTTTTCAAGCATTGCATACCAAGGAGCTTTAAGCGGAGATGAAGATTGGATTAAAGTGGTGAATTCTAAATTTCCTAAACCAGATATAGGGATACTTCTAGATTTACCAGTTGAAATAGCTTTATCAAGAATAATTAAAAACGACAAATTTAATTTTAACGAAAAGATCTCTAGTTTATCTAAGGTCAGAGAAAAGTATTTAGAATTAGCAAAAGAATATGGACTTTATGTTATTGATGCAACTAGAGAGAAAGAAAAAATACTACAAGATGTAATACATATTATAGAGAATCATTTGCTCTAA
- a CDS encoding Sjogren's syndrome/scleroderma autoantigen 1 family protein: MTNQTEEGVKRAADLLRQGATMLEEACPLCKMPLFRLKNGDIVCPTHGKVYVVKNEEEEKSVKKKLELEEIESILISGLYSNAKKVKEDPSDSESLLQIIRYLDALERLKKLRANDSL; this comes from the coding sequence ATGACAAATCAGACGGAAGAGGGAGTGAAAAGAGCTGCCGATTTATTAAGGCAAGGCGCCACTATGCTAGAAGAAGCTTGTCCATTATGTAAAATGCCGTTGTTTAGATTAAAAAATGGTGATATAGTTTGCCCGACACACGGTAAAGTGTATGTTGTCAAGAACGAAGAAGAAGAGAAGTCAGTAAAAAAGAAACTTGAGTTAGAGGAGATAGAGAGTATACTGATTAGTGGACTATACTCTAATGCGAAGAAAGTTAAAGAAGACCCATCAGATTCTGAAAGCCTTTTGCAGATTATAAGGTATCTAGACGCGTTGGAAAGGTTAAAGAAACTTAGAGCAAATGATTCTCTATAA
- a CDS encoding UPF0147 family protein — MSMPYDNEAKIKQAVILLQKIVNDTSVPRNIRRAATDAIRNLQDSALSPAVRAANAIGILEDISQDPNMPTHARISIWNVVSILETVKD, encoded by the coding sequence ATTTCGATGCCTTACGACAATGAGGCTAAGATAAAACAAGCAGTAATTTTATTACAAAAAATTGTTAATGATACCAGTGTGCCAAGAAATATTAGAAGAGCTGCAACGGATGCAATACGAAATTTGCAGGATTCAGCTTTGAGTCCAGCAGTTAGGGCAGCAAACGCTATCGGTATTCTCGAGGATATTAGTCAAGATCCTAATATGCCTACCCACGCAAGGATATCAATATGGAATGTTGTTTCAATTTTAGAGACAGTTAAGGACTAG